Proteins from a single region of Macaca fascicularis isolate 582-1 chromosome 5, T2T-MFA8v1.1:
- the LOC123573635 gene encoding alpha-enolase-like encodes MSILKVHAMEIFDSPGNPTVEVDLFTSKSLFRAAVPSDASTGIYEALELRDNDKTRYMGKGISKAVEHMVKTIAPALVSKKLNVTEQEKIDKLLIEMDGTENKSKFGANAILGVSLAVCKASAVEKGVPLYRHIADLAGNSEVILPIPAFNVINGGSHAGNKLAMQEFMILPVGAANFREAMRIGAEVYHNLKNVIRKKYGKDATNVGDEHEVSERCHFTETVCTILTLQWWSWQVCPGQAVGLDTRSVAQKEC; translated from the coding sequence ATGTCTATTCTCAAGGTCCATGCCATGGAGATCTTTGACTCTCCTGGGAATCCCACTGTTGAGGTTGATCTCTTCACCTCAAAAAGTCTCTTCAGAGCTGCTGTGCCCAGTGATGCTTCAACTGGTATCTACGAGGCCCTAGAGCTCCGGGACAATGATAAGACTCGCTACATGGGGAAGGGTATCTCAAAGGCTGTTGAGCACATGGTTAAAACTATTGCGCCTGCCCTGGTTAGCAAGAAACTGAACGTCACAGAACAAGAGAAGATTGACAAACTGCTGATCGAGATGGatggaacagaaaataaatcCAAGTTTGGTGCAAACGCCATTCTGGGGGTGTCCCTCGCCGTCTGCAAAGCCAGTGCCGTTGAGAAGGGGGTTCCCCTGTACCGCCACATCGCTGACTTGGCTGGCAACTCTGAAGTCATCCTGCCAATCCCGGCTTTCAATGTCATCAATGGCGGTTCTCATGCCGGCAACAAGCTGGCCATGCAGGAGTTCATGATCCTCCCAGTTGGTGCAGCAAACTTCAGGGAAGCCATGCGCATTGGAGCCGAGGTTTACCACAACCTGAAGAATGTCATCAGGAAGAAATACGGGAAAGATGCCACCAATGTGGGGGATGAGCACGAAGTATCTGAAAGATGTCACTTTACAGAAACAGTGTGTACCATTCTGACATTACAATGGTGGAGTTGGCAGGTGTGCCCAGGCCAAGCAGTGGGGCTGGACACAAGGTCCGTGGCCCAAAAAGAGTGCTGA